TCGAACACGATTGCCCGCGTCGACGTCGTCCCCTGATCGAGCGCCAGCACGTGGGTGGCCGCCGGCCGCCCGGGCGAAGCAAGCCGACCGGGCACGGCGGACTGATCGGGCACAGCGGTATCAGGCACGGCTCTCCCTCGAGGCTCCCGCCGCACGCGCGGCTTCGGATCAGGCTATCGCGCGACTGAATCCCGATCGGCAGTGCTCGCGACCCACGTCGGATCCGCCGCGTGCACCGCCTCGAGCGCCCGTGACGCCTCAGCGCCGCACTGCGCGGCATCCCACCCCAGCACCGGCGCGATCGCCTCCGCCACCTCCTGGGCCGACTCCGCCGTCACCGCTCCGACGAAGGCGAGGCTCGTGCGGCGCAGCACCATGTCATCCGCGTGCTGAACGCTCTCGGTGCGGGCCAGATGCGCCAGCTCGGCCGTCGAATAGGACGGGATGCCGGCCAGCGGCCGGTCGGACGGGTCGGCGGCGATCGCTGCAAGGACCTCGCCCGCGACAGTGCCATAGCGATCCAGCAGCGTTGCGGCCCGCTCGAGCGGAAGCCCTGCACTGTTCTTGTCGATCCACTGACGTCGGGCGCGCTCGGTTCGGGGGTACCCGCGTCCGCCGCCGATGGGCACGCCCTTCGTGGAACGACGGCGCGGCTGCCCCAGCACCTCGAGCGCTCGGTCGGCGAGATGCTCGGCCGACGCACGGAACGTCGTCCACTTGCCGCCGACCAGGCTCAGCACGGTGGTCGGCGATCCGGCCGTCAGCGGTGCAGCCTCGATGCGGTAGTCGCGCGACACGAAGCCCGGTGCGAGATCGCCGTGCCCCGGGAGCGGCCGGACCCCGGCGAAGCGATAGACGATGCGTTCGCGCTCGACCGGGATGCCCGGCAGCACGTGACCCACCAGCTCGATGAAGTAGTCGACTTCGGCCTCGGTGCACACGATGCGATCGGCCATGTCGTGCTCGAGGTCGGTGGTCCCGACGAGCACGCGCCCCTTGAGCGGATAGATGAGGACGATCCGGCCGTCCTTGTGCTCGAAGAACAGCTCTCGTCCGCCGGTCGCCGCCAGCAGCTCGGGGTGATCGAGGACGATATGGGATCCCTTGGTGCCGCCCATGTAGGTGGTGGGGTCGCCGAGCGCGTCGTTGGTGACATCGGTCCACGGCCCGGACGCGTTGATGACGACCGCGGCCGCGAACGGCAGCTCCGCGCCGGTGGCCTGATCGCGCAGCACCACGCGATCGCCGGAGGTTCCCACCGCCGCCGTGTAGTTGGCCGAGCGCGCACGGTCGCCGCCGGCGGCCACGCCGTCGCGCATCACGTCGATCGCCAGACGCTCGGGATCGTGCAGCGAGGCATCCCAGTACGTCGCAGTGTACTTCACGGCCGGCGTGAGCTGGGGCAGTTCCTGCAGCGAGCGCCTGCGGCCGTGGAAGGCGTGTCGCGGCACCTTGCCGCTGCCGGCGACCGAGCCGCCGCGCGAGAAGGAGTCGTAGATCACGAGGCCGATCTTGATCAGCGCCGCGCCGCGCTCGCGATGCGCCCCGCCACCGTGGCGCAGGAACCGGAGCGGCGCGGTCAGCACACCGGAGAACGTCGAGAAGATCGGAATGGTCGTCTGCAGCGGGCGCACGAAGTGCGGCGCGATGCGCAGCAGCGCGTTGCGCTCGGTGACCGCCTCGTGGACGAGGCGGAACTCCCCGTTCTCCAGATACCGGATGCCGCCGTGGATCATGTGCGACGAGGCGGCCGACGCCCCGCTGACGAAGTCGCTGCGGTCGATCACGACCACATCGACGCCCTGCATCGCCAGATCGCGGAAGGTCGCCAGGCCGTTGATACCCCCGCCGATGATCAGGACGTCGGCGTAAGGACGCTCCGCCAGTGCGTCGAATCCCCGCGGTGCCGTATGCGTTCCAGACTGAGACATCATCCCCCCACTCCAGGCTACGTGGCGCCGGGATGGCGGGCGCCGCAGGCGGGTGGTTCGGCGGGATTCGTTGCGGTTTGTTCATGCGGAGACATGGAATGAATCGCCGGATGCCGCGTTGACTA
This portion of the Microbacterium pygmaeum genome encodes:
- a CDS encoding glycerol-3-phosphate dehydrogenase/oxidase; the encoded protein is MMSQSGTHTAPRGFDALAERPYADVLIIGGGINGLATFRDLAMQGVDVVVIDRSDFVSGASAASSHMIHGGIRYLENGEFRLVHEAVTERNALLRIAPHFVRPLQTTIPIFSTFSGVLTAPLRFLRHGGGAHRERGAALIKIGLVIYDSFSRGGSVAGSGKVPRHAFHGRRRSLQELPQLTPAVKYTATYWDASLHDPERLAIDVMRDGVAAGGDRARSANYTAAVGTSGDRVVLRDQATGAELPFAAAVVINASGPWTDVTNDALGDPTTYMGGTKGSHIVLDHPELLAATGGRELFFEHKDGRIVLIYPLKGRVLVGTTDLEHDMADRIVCTEAEVDYFIELVGHVLPGIPVERERIVYRFAGVRPLPGHGDLAPGFVSRDYRIEAAPLTAGSPTTVLSLVGGKWTTFRASAEHLADRALEVLGQPRRRSTKGVPIGGGRGYPRTERARRQWIDKNSAGLPLERAATLLDRYGTVAGEVLAAIAADPSDRPLAGIPSYSTAELAHLARTESVQHADDMVLRRTSLAFVGAVTAESAQEVAEAIAPVLGWDAAQCGAEASRALEAVHAADPTWVASTADRDSVAR